The Balaenoptera acutorostrata chromosome 10, mBalAcu1.1, whole genome shotgun sequence genome has a window encoding:
- the DXO gene encoding decapping and exoribonuclease protein isoform X2, with protein MESRGTKRGAGKIEVAEPWNKLPLLAPSLPTNPALYAGPFPFYRRPSELGCFSLDAQRQYHGDARALRYYCPPPTNGQSPNFDLRDGYPDRYRPRDEEVQERLDHLLCWVLEHRGRLEGGPGWLAGAIVTWRGHLTKLLTTPYERQEGWQLAASRFQGTLYLSEVETPAARDQRLTRPPLLQELMYMGYKFEQYMCADKPGGSTDPSGEVNTNVAFCSVLRSRLGNHPLLFSGEVDCIDPQAPTAQPPSCYVELKTSKEMHSPGQRKSFYRRKLLKWWAQSFLPGVPNVVAGFRNPEGFVCSLKTFRTMEMFEYVRARLPLLLGAWQPGHSV; from the exons ATGGAGTCCAGAGGGACCAAGAGAGGAGCCGGAAAGATAGAGGTAGCTGAGCCTTGGAACAAGCTCCCCCTCCTAGCACCCTCACTGCCCACAAACCCTGCCCTCTACGCTGGACCATTTCCTTTCTACCGGCGCCCTTCTGAACTGGGCTGCTTTTCCCTGGATGCACAACGCCAGTACCATGGAGATGCTCGAGCCTTGCGGTACTACTGCCCACCTCCCACTAATGGTCAAAGCCCCAACTTTGACCTCAGAGACGGATACCCTGATCGATACCGGCCCCGGGATGAAGAGGTCCAAGAGAGGCTGGACCACCTGCTATGCTGGGTCCTGGAGCACCGAGGCCGGCTAGAGGG GGGTCCAGGCTGGCTGGCAGGGGCCATAGTGACGTGGCGGGGGCACCTGACAAAATTGCTGACGACACCATATGAGCGGCAGGAAGGCTGGCAGCTGGCGGCCTCCCGGTTCCAGGGGACACTGTACTTGAGTGAGGTAGAGACGCCGGCTGCTCGGGATCAGAGGCTTACCCGGCCACCCCTCCTCCAGGAGCTTATGTACATGGGGTACAAGTTCGAGCAGTACATGTGTGCAG ACAAACCTGGAGGCTCCACAGATCCCTCTGGGGAGGTCAACACCAACGTGGCTTTCTGCTCTGTGCTACGCAGCCGCCTGGGAAACCATCCTCTGCTCTTCTCCGGGGAGGTAGACTGCATAGACCCCCAGGCCCCAACCGCACAGCCCCCCAGCTGCTATGTGGAGCTCAAGACCTCCAAGGAGATGCACAGCCCTGGCCAACGGAAGAGCTTCTACAG ACGGAAGCTCCTGAAATGGTGGGCTCAGTCGTTCCTTCCAGGGGTCCCAAACGTTGTTGCTGGCTTCCGTAACCCAGAGGGTTTTGTCTGCTCCCTCAAGACCTTTCGTACCATGGAGATGTTTGAATACGTCAGG GCTCGTCTACCTCTTCTCCTGGGAGCCTGGCAGCCCGGTCACAGTGTCTGA
- the STK19 gene encoding serine/threonine-protein kinase 19 isoform X1 codes for MSRKRHRLVPEAFGQKRWREGGDVEADPLRGESGSARAAVAELVQLFPRVLFEDALPPIALRSQVYSLVPDRTVADRQLKALQEQGEIRIIQLGFDLDAQGIIFTEDYRTRVLKACDGRPYAGAVQKFLASVLPACSDLSFQQDQMTQTFGFRDPEITQLVNAGVLTVRDAGSWWLAVPGAGRFIKYFVKGRQAVLGMVRKAKYRELLLSELLGRRAPAAARLGLAYHVHDLIGAQLVDCVSTTSGTLLRLPET; via the exons ATGAGCCGGAAGAGGCATCGCTTGGTCCCGGAGGCCTTCGGACAGAAGCGGTGGCGGGAAGGAGGGGATGTAGAGGCAGATCCTTTGCGGGGAGAGTCAG GGTCTGCGCGCGCGGCAGTTGCGGAGCTAGTGCAGCTGTTCCCGCGAGTCCTGTTTGAGGATGCGCTACCGCCCATCGCGCTGAGGAGCCAGGTGTACAGCCTAGTGCCCGACCGGACGGTGGCTGACCGGCAGCTG AAGGCGCTTCAAGAGCAGGGGGAGATCAGAATCATCCAACTAGGCTTCGACTTGGACGCCCAAGGAATCATCTTCACTGAGGACTATAGGACCAGA GTCCTCAAGGCTTGTGATGGCCGCCCATACGCTGGCGCAGTGCAGAAGTTTCTGGCTTCAGTACTTCCAGCCTGTAGTGACCTTAGCTTCCAGCAGGACCAAATGACACAGACCTTTGGCTTCAGGGACCCAGAAATCAC GCAGCTGGTGAATGCCGGGGTCCTCACTGTCCGAGATGCTGGAAGTTGGTGGCTAGCCGTGCCTGGAGCTGGGAgattcatcaaatattttgttaaag GGCGCCAGGCTGTACTCGGCATGGTCCGGAAGGCCAAGTACCGGGAGCTACTCCTTTCAGAGCTCCTGGGCCGGCGGGCACCTGCCGCGGCGCGACTCGGCCTCGCTTACCATGTGCATGACCTCATTGGGGCCCAGCTGGTGGACTG TGTCTCCACCACTTCTGGAACCCTCCTCCGCCTGCCAGAGACATGA
- the DXO gene encoding decapping and exoribonuclease protein isoform X1 gives MESRGTKRGAGKIEVAEPWNKLPLLAPSLPTNPALYAGPFPFYRRPSELGCFSLDAQRQYHGDARALRYYCPPPTNGQSPNFDLRDGYPDRYRPRDEEVQERLDHLLCWVLEHRGRLEGGPGWLAGAIVTWRGHLTKLLTTPYERQEGWQLAASRFQGTLYLSEVETPAARDQRLTRPPLLQELMYMGYKFEQYMCADKPGGSTDPSGEVNTNVAFCSVLRSRLGNHPLLFSGEVDCIDPQAPTAQPPSCYVELKTSKEMHSPGQRKSFYRRKLLKWWAQSFLPGVPNVVAGFRNPEGFVCSLKTFRTMEMFEYVRNDRDGWNPSVCMNFCAAFLSFAQNTVVQDDPRLVYLFSWEPGSPVTVSEHRDAPHAFLPTWYVEAMTQDLLSPPKTPSPKD, from the exons ATGGAGTCCAGAGGGACCAAGAGAGGAGCCGGAAAGATAGAGGTAGCTGAGCCTTGGAACAAGCTCCCCCTCCTAGCACCCTCACTGCCCACAAACCCTGCCCTCTACGCTGGACCATTTCCTTTCTACCGGCGCCCTTCTGAACTGGGCTGCTTTTCCCTGGATGCACAACGCCAGTACCATGGAGATGCTCGAGCCTTGCGGTACTACTGCCCACCTCCCACTAATGGTCAAAGCCCCAACTTTGACCTCAGAGACGGATACCCTGATCGATACCGGCCCCGGGATGAAGAGGTCCAAGAGAGGCTGGACCACCTGCTATGCTGGGTCCTGGAGCACCGAGGCCGGCTAGAGGG GGGTCCAGGCTGGCTGGCAGGGGCCATAGTGACGTGGCGGGGGCACCTGACAAAATTGCTGACGACACCATATGAGCGGCAGGAAGGCTGGCAGCTGGCGGCCTCCCGGTTCCAGGGGACACTGTACTTGAGTGAGGTAGAGACGCCGGCTGCTCGGGATCAGAGGCTTACCCGGCCACCCCTCCTCCAGGAGCTTATGTACATGGGGTACAAGTTCGAGCAGTACATGTGTGCAG ACAAACCTGGAGGCTCCACAGATCCCTCTGGGGAGGTCAACACCAACGTGGCTTTCTGCTCTGTGCTACGCAGCCGCCTGGGAAACCATCCTCTGCTCTTCTCCGGGGAGGTAGACTGCATAGACCCCCAGGCCCCAACCGCACAGCCCCCCAGCTGCTATGTGGAGCTCAAGACCTCCAAGGAGATGCACAGCCCTGGCCAACGGAAGAGCTTCTACAG ACGGAAGCTCCTGAAATGGTGGGCTCAGTCGTTCCTTCCAGGGGTCCCAAACGTTGTTGCTGGCTTCCGTAACCCAGAGGGTTTTGTCTGCTCCCTCAAGACCTTTCGTACCATGGAGATGTTTGAATACGTCAGG AATGACCGTGATGGCTGGAATCCCTCCGTGTGCATGAACTTCTGTGCTGCCTTCCTTAGCTTTGCCCAGAACACAGTTGTCCAGGATGACCCCAG GCTCGTCTACCTCTTCTCCTGGGAGCCTGGCAGCCCGGTCACAGTGTCTGAACATCGAGATGCACCCCATGCCTTCCTGCCTACATGGTACGTGGAAGCCATGACCCAGGACCTCCTGTCACCCCCCAAGACACCCTCCCCCAAGGACTGA
- the LOC103015179 gene encoding complement C4 yields the protein MRLLWGLIWASGFFALSLQKPRLLLFSPSVVHLGVPLSVGVKLQDAPSGQVVRGSVFLRNPSTVHELCSPEVDFSLSSDKDFILLSLPTSLKGAEDCRLHLLHRAPEVQLVAQSPWLTNRQTNRQGVNLFFSSRRGHLFLQTDQPVYNPGQRVRYRIFALDQKMRPSTDTLTVTVENSRGFRVRKKEVYVPSSIFQDDFVIPDISEPGTWKISARFSDSLDSNSSTQFEVKKYVLPNFEVKIIPEKPYILTTPGFLSEIQVVIQARYIYGKPVQGVAYVRFGLLGEDGKKTFLRGLESQTKLVDGQCRISLPKAEFQGVLEKLNISINDLPGLHLYVAAAIIESPGGELEEAELTSWRFVSSPFSLDLSKTKRHLVPGAPFLLQALVRDMSGSPASGIPVKVSATLSSGSTSKNFQQNTDESGQVVVPIIVPQTTSEVQLLVSAGSPYSAIGRLTVKAPLSRRSGFLSIERLDPRPPKVRDTLNLNLRAVGISGSFSHFYYMILSRGQIVSVHREPRRDLTSVSVFVDHHLAPSFHFVAFYYHEGVPVANSLRVDVQAGGCEGKLELNVDGSKEYRPGDTVKLNLQTDSPALVALGAVDTALYAVGGKSHKPLDMVKVFEAMNSYDLGCGPGGGDSALQTFEAAGLAFSDGDQLTPVRKSLRCPKERKARKKRNVNFQKAINEKLGQYASPIAKRCCQDGLTRLPMARTCEQRVARVQQPACREPFLSCCQLAEALRKKARARGQVGLARAMELLQEEDLIDEDDIPVRSFFPENWLWKVEAVDRFSQLRQLLPDSLTTWEIHGVSLSKSTGLCVATPARLRVFREFHMHLRLPVSVRRFEQLELRPVLYNYLDTDMTVSVHVSPVEGLCLAGGGGLAQQVLVPAGSARPVGFSVVPIAAAAVSLKVVARGSLDFPVGDAVSKVLQIENEGAIHREEMVYELNPLDPRGRTLEIPGISDPNIIPDGDFRSFVRVTASDPLDALGSEGALSPGGVASLLRLPQGCGEQTMVLLAPTLAASRYLDKTEQWSMLPPEMKDHAVDLIQKGYTRIQEFRKPDGSYGAWLKRDSSTWLTAFVLKILSLAQEQVGGSPEKLQETAKWLLLQQLADGSFHDPHPVIHRGMQGGLVGSDETVALTAFVVIALHHGLAVFPDKNSEQLEKVENSISSANTFLGAKVSSGLLGSHAAAITAYALSLTEAPEDLRDVAHNNLMAMAQETGDNLYWGSVASSQSNVLSPTLAPQSPADPVPQAPALWIETTAYGLLHLLLREGKGELADQAASWLTLQGSFQGGFRSTQDTVMALDALSAYWIASHTTEEKGLNVTLNSMGRSGLKSHVLQLTNHQVQGLEEELQFSLGSKINVKVGGNSKGTLKVLHTYNVMDMKNTTCQDLQIEVTVVGHVEYTMEANEDYEDYEYEDLPARDEPGARSQPVTPLQLFDGRRSRRRREAPKVAEEQESRVQYTVCIWRNGKVELSGMAIADITLLSGFHALRADLEKLTSLSDRYVSHFETEGPHVVLYFDSVPMSRECVGFGAVQDVAVGLVQPASAVLYDYYNPEHKCSVFYGAPTKSKLLSTLCSGDVCQCAEGKCPRQRRALEQGRQDMDGYRMKFACYFPRVDYGFQVKVLREDSRAAFRLFETSITQVLHFTKDTKATAGQTRNFLVRASCRLHLEPGKKYLIMGLDGTTHDLNGDPQYLLDSNSWIEEMPSERLCQSTRQRAACAQLSSFLQEYGTQGCQV from the exons ATGAGGCTCCTCTGGGGGCTGATCTGGGCATCTGGCTTCTTCGCCTTGTCTCTGCAGAAGCCCAG GTTGCTCCTGTTTTCTCCTTCTGTGGTTCACCTAGGGGTCCCCCTGTCAGTCGGGGTGAAGCTCCAGGATGCTCCTTCGGGACAGGTAGTGAGAGGATCAGTGTTCCTGAGAAACCCATCCACAGTTCATGAGCTCTGCTCCCCAGAGGTGGATTTCAGCCTCAGCTCAGACAAAGACTTCATACTCCTCAGCCTCCCG ACCTCCCTGAAAGGCGCGGAGGACTGTCGCCTCCATCTCCTCCACAGAGCCCCCGAGGTCCAGCTGGTTGCCCAGTCGCCATGGCtaacaaacagacagacaaacaggCAGGGTGTCAACCTGTTCTTCTCCTCTCGCCGGGGACACCTCTTTCTGCAGACTGACCAGCCCGTTTATAACCCTGGCCAGCGGG TTCGATACCGAATCTTTGCTCTGGATCAGAAAATGCGCCCGTCCACTGATACCCTCACGGTCACGGTGGAG AACTCTCGTGGCTTCCGCGTGCGGAAGAAGGAGGTGTATgtcccctcctccatcttccaGGATGACTTTGTGATCCCAGACATCTCAGA GCCAGGGACTTGGAAGATCTCAGCCCGATTCTCAGATAGCCTGGATTCCAACAGCAGCACCCAGTTTGAGGTGAAGAAATATG TCCTTCCCAACTTTGAGGTGAAGATCATTCCGGAAAAGCCCTACATCCTGACAACGCCTGGCTTTCTTAGTGAAATCCAAGTAGTCATCCAGGCCAG GTACATCTACGGGAAGCCAGTGCAGGGGGTGGCATATGTGCGCTTTGGGCTCCTGGGTGAGGACGGTAAAAAGACTTTCCTTCGGGGGCTGGAGAGTCAGACCAAG CTGGTAGATGGCCAGTGCCGAATTTCCCTCCCAAAGGCTGAGTTTCAGGGTGTGCTGGAGAAGCTTAATATTAGTATTAACGACCTCCCAGGGCTGCACCTCTATGTTGCAGCAGCGATCATTGAGTCTCCAG GAGGGGAGTTGGAGGAGGCAGAGCTCACATCCTGGCGTTTCGTGTCATCTCCCTTCTCTTTGGATCTAAGCAAAACCAAGCGACACCTTGTGCCTGGGGCCCCCTTCCTGCTGCAG GCCCTGGTCCGTgacatgtcaggctccccagcctctgGTATTCCTGTCAAAGTTTCTGCTACGTTGTCTTCTGGATCTACTTCTAAAAACTTTCAGCAGAACACAGATGAGAGCGGCCAAGTCGTTGTTCCCATTATTGTCCCTCAGACCACCTCAGAAGTGCAGCTCTTG GTGTCTGCAGGCTCCCCCTATTCTGCCATAGGCAGGCTCACCGTGAAAGCCCCCCTGTCCAGAAGATCCGGGTTTCTGTCCATTGAGAGGCTGGATCCTCGACCCCCTAAAGTCAGGGACACTCTTAACCTAAACCTGCGAGCCGTGGGCATCAGTGGGAGCTTCTCTCACTTCTACTACATG ATCCTGTCCCGGGGCCAGATCGTGTCTGTACATCGAGAGCCCAGGAGGGACCTGACCTCTGTCTCCGTGTTTGTGGACCATCACCTGGCGCCCTCCTTCCACTTTGTGGCCTTCTACTATCATGAGGGTGTCCCGGTGGCCAACTCCCTGCGAGTGGACGTCCAGGCTGGGGGCTGTGAGGGCAAG CTGGAGCTGAACGTGGATGGTAGCAAGGAGTATCGTCCTGGGGACACTGTAAAGCTCAACCTGCAAACAGATTCTCCAGCCCTGGTGGCCCTGGGAGCTGTGGACACGGCTCTGTATGCTGTGGGTGGCAAGTCCCACAAACCCCTCGACATGGTCAAG GTCTTCGAAGCTATGAACAGCTATGACCTTGGCTGTggtcctgggggtggggacagtgcCCTTCAGACGTTCGAGGCAGCTGGTCTGGCCTTTTCTGATGGAGACCAACTGACCCCAGTCAGAAAGA GTCTGAGATGTCCCAAGGAGAGAAAGGCCCGGAAAAAGAGAAACGTGAACTTCCAAAAGGCGATTAATGAGAAGC TGGGCCAGTACGCTTCCCCCATAGCCAAGCGCTGCTGCCAGGACGGGCTGACACGGCTGCCCATGGCGCGCACCTGTGAGCAGCGGgtggcccgcgtgcagcagccgGCCTGCCGGGAGCCCTTCCTGTCCTGCTGCCAGCTTGCTGAGGCCCTGCGCAAGAAGGCCCGGGCCAGGGGCCAGGTGGGCCTTGCTCGAG CCATGGAGCTCCTGCAGGAGGAGGACCTGATCGATGAGGATGACATCCCCGTGCGCAGCTTCTTCCCTGAGAACTGGCTTTGGAAAGTGGAAGCAGTGGACCGCTTCTCCCA ATTGAGACAGCTGCTCCCGGACTCTCTGACCACGTGGGAAATCCATGGCGTGAGCCTGTCCAAAAGCACAG GCTTGTGTGTGGCCACACCGGCCCGGCTCCGAGTGTTCCGTGAATTCCACATGCACCTCCGCCTGCCCGTCTCCGTCCGCCGCTTTGAGCAGCTCGAGCTGCGGCCTGTCCTCTACAACTACCTGGATACAGATATGACC GTGAGCGTCCACGTGTCCCCAGTGGAGGGGCTGTGCTTGGCTGGGGGCGGAGGGCTCGCCCAGCAGGTGCTGGTCCCTGCGGGCTCTGCCCGGCCCGTTGGCTTCTCTGTGGTGCCCATAGCGGCCGCTGCTGTGTCTCTGAAAGTGGTGGCTCGAGGATCTTTGGATTTCCCTGTGGGGGACGCAGTATCCAAGGTTCTACAAATTGAG AATGAAGGGGCCATTCACAGGGAGGAGATGGTCTATGAACTCAACCCCCTGG ACCCCCGAGGCCGGACCTTGGAAATTCCTGGCATCTCTGATCCCAATATTATCCCTGATGGAGATTTCAGGAGCTTTGTTAGAGTCACAG CCTCAGATCCATTGGACGCTTTGGGCTCTGAGGGGGCCTTGTCACCAGGAGGCGTGGCCTCCCTCCTGAGGCTTCCCCAGGGCTGCGGGGAACAAACCATGGTCCTCTTGGCTCCAACACTGGCTGCTTCCCGCTACCTGGACAAGACAGAGCAGTGGAGCATGCTGCCCCCTGAGATGAAGGACCACGCAGTGGATCTGATCCAGAAAG GCTACACGCGGATCCAGGAGTTTCGAAAACCAGATGGTTCCTATGGGGCTTGGTTAAAGCGGGACAGCAGCAcctg GCTCACGGCCTTTGTGCTGAAGATCCTGAGTTTGGCCCAGGAACAGGTGGGCGGCTCACCTGAAAAGCTGCAGGAGACGGCCAAGTGGCTGCTATTGCAGCAGCTGGCTGATGGGTCGTTCCACGACCCCCATCCAGTTATACACAGGGGCATGCAG GGTGGCTTAGTGGGAAGTGACGAGACTGTGGCGCTCACAGCTTTTGTGGTCATCGCCCTTCATCACGGGCTGGCTGTCTTCCCGGACAAGAATTCAGAGCAGTTGGAGAAAGTG GAAAACTCCATCTCAAGCGCAAACACCTTCCTGGGGGCAAAAGTAAGTTCTGGGCTCCTGGGGTCCCACGCAGCCGCCATCACGGCCTACGCCCTGTCGCTGACTGAGGCCCCTGAGGACCTGCGGGATGTTGCCCACAACAACCTCATGGCCATGGCCCAGGAGACTGGCG ATAACCTGTACTGGGGCTCAGTCGCCAGTTCTCAGAGCAATGTCCTGTCACCCACCCTGGCTCCTCAAAGCCCTGCAGACCCCGTGCCCCAGGCCCCGGCCCTGTGGATTGAAACCACAGCCTACGGCCTGCTACACCTGCTGCTTCGGGAGGGCAAGGGCGAGTTGGCCGATCAGGCTGCATCCTGGCTCACCCTCCAGGGCAGCTTCCAAGGCGGATTCCGCAGCACCCAG GACACGGTGATGGCCCTGGACGCCCTGTCTGCGTACTGGATCGCGTCCCACACCACCGAGGAGAAGGGGCTCAACGTGACCCTCAACTCCATGGGCCGCAGTGGACTCAagtcccacgtgctgcagctgaCCAACCACCAAgttcaggggctggaggaggagctgcAG TTTTCCTTGGGCAGCAAGATTAATGTGAAGGTGGGAGGAAACAGCAAAGGAACCTTGAAG GTCCTTCATACCTACAATGTCATGGACATGAAGAACACGACCTGCCAGGATCTTCAGATTGAAGTGACGGTCGTGGGCCACGTGGAGTACACAA tggaagcaaATGAGGACTACGAGGACTATGAGTACGAGGACCTTCCAGCCAGGGATGAGCCGGGGGCCCGTTCCCAGCCCGTGACGCCCCTGCAGCTCTTCGATGGACGGAGGAGCCGCCGCAGGAGGGAGGCCCCCAAGGTGGCTGAAGAGCAGGAATCCAGGGTGCAGTACACCGTGTGCATCTG GCGGAATGGCAAGGTGGAGCTGTCGGGCATGGCCATTGCAGACATCACCCTCCTGAGTGGATTCCACGCCCTGCGGGCGGACCTGGAGAAG TTGACCTCCCTCTCTGACCGTTACGTGAGTCACTTTGAGACAGAGGGGCCCCACGTCGTGCTGTACTTCGACTCG GTCCCCATGTCCCGGGAGTGCGTGGGCTTCGGAGCTGTGCAGGACGTGGCCGTGGGGCTGGTGCAGCCAGCCAGCGCCGTCCTGTATGACTACTACAACCCTG AGCACAAATGTTCTGTGTTTTACGGGGCACCAACTAAGAGCAAACTCTTGTCCACTTTGTGCTCCGGTGACGTCTGCCAGTGTGCTGAGG GGAAGTGCCCTCGACAGCGCCGGGCTCTGGAGCAGGGGCGGCAGGACATGGATGGTTACAGGATGAAGTTCGCCTGCTACTTCCCCCGAGTGGACTACG GCTTCCAGGTTAAGGTTCTCCGAGAAGACAGCAGAGCTGCTTTCCGCCTCTTTGAGACCAGTATCACCCAAGTCCTGCATTTCA CCAAGGATACCAAGGCCACTGCTGGTCAGACCAGAAACTTCCTGGTTCGAGCCTCTTGCCGCCTTCACTTGGAACCTGGGAAAAAATATCTGATCATGGGTCTGGACGGGACCACCCATGACCTCAATGGAGA CCCCCAGTACCTGCTGGACTCGAACAGCTGGATCGAGGAGATGCCCTCGGAGCGCCTGTGCCAGAGCACCCGCCAGCGGGCAGCCTGCGCCCAGCTCAGCAGCTTCCTCCAGGAGTACGGCACGCAGGGCTGCCAGGTGTAA
- the STK19 gene encoding serine/threonine-protein kinase 19 isoform X2 yields the protein MSRKRHRLVPEAFGQKRWREGGDVEADPLRGESGSARAAVAELVQLFPRVLFEDALPPIALRSQVYSLVPDRTVADRQLVLKACDGRPYAGAVQKFLASVLPACSDLSFQQDQMTQTFGFRDPEITQLVNAGVLTVRDAGSWWLAVPGAGRFIKYFVKGRQAVLGMVRKAKYRELLLSELLGRRAPAAARLGLAYHVHDLIGAQLVDCVSTTSGTLLRLPET from the exons ATGAGCCGGAAGAGGCATCGCTTGGTCCCGGAGGCCTTCGGACAGAAGCGGTGGCGGGAAGGAGGGGATGTAGAGGCAGATCCTTTGCGGGGAGAGTCAG GGTCTGCGCGCGCGGCAGTTGCGGAGCTAGTGCAGCTGTTCCCGCGAGTCCTGTTTGAGGATGCGCTACCGCCCATCGCGCTGAGGAGCCAGGTGTACAGCCTAGTGCCCGACCGGACGGTGGCTGACCGGCAGCTG GTCCTCAAGGCTTGTGATGGCCGCCCATACGCTGGCGCAGTGCAGAAGTTTCTGGCTTCAGTACTTCCAGCCTGTAGTGACCTTAGCTTCCAGCAGGACCAAATGACACAGACCTTTGGCTTCAGGGACCCAGAAATCAC GCAGCTGGTGAATGCCGGGGTCCTCACTGTCCGAGATGCTGGAAGTTGGTGGCTAGCCGTGCCTGGAGCTGGGAgattcatcaaatattttgttaaag GGCGCCAGGCTGTACTCGGCATGGTCCGGAAGGCCAAGTACCGGGAGCTACTCCTTTCAGAGCTCCTGGGCCGGCGGGCACCTGCCGCGGCGCGACTCGGCCTCGCTTACCATGTGCATGACCTCATTGGGGCCCAGCTGGTGGACTG TGTCTCCACCACTTCTGGAACCCTCCTCCGCCTGCCAGAGACATGA
- the LOC103003841 gene encoding LOW QUALITY PROTEIN: steroid 21-hydroxylase (The sequence of the model RefSeq protein was modified relative to this genomic sequence to represent the inferred CDS: deleted 1 base in 1 codon), translating into MVPAGLLLLLLLPLLVGTRLLWGQWKLRSLHLPPLVPGFLHLLQPNLPMYLLSLAQKLGPIYRLRLGLQDVVVLNSKRTIEEALIRKWVDFAGRPQIPSYRLVSQHCQDISLGDYSLLWKAHKKLTRSALLLGVRSSMEPRVEQLTQEFCERMKAQAGAPVTIQKEFSLLTCSIICYLTFGDKEDTLVHAFHDCVQDLMKTWDHWSIQILDMVPFLRFFPNPGLWRLKQAMENRDHIVEKQLRQHKESMVAGQWRDMTDYMLQGMGKQRVEEGPGQLLEGHVHMSVVDLFIGGTETTANTLSWAVAFLLHHPEIQRRLQEELDRELGPGASGSRVPYKDRARLPLLNATIAEVLRLRPIVPLALPHRATRASSIFGYDIPEGMVVIPNLQGAHLDETVWERPHEFRPDRFLGPGANPSALAFGCGARVCLGELLARLELFVVLGQLLQAFTLLSPAGALPSLQPHPYCGVNLKIQPFQVRLQPRGAEAGAWASASDRAGTHWPRFLLLLLPYKPLPSPL; encoded by the exons ATGGTACCCGCGgggctgctactgctgctgctgctgcccctgcTAGTCGGCACGCGCCTGCTGTGGGGCCAGTGGAAGCTCAGGAgcctccacctcccacctcttGTCCCCGGCTTCCTGCACCTGCTGCAGCCCAACCTCCCCATGTATCTGCTTAGCCTGGCTCAGAAACTCGGGCCCATCTACAGGCTCCGCCTCGGCCTGCAAG atgtggtggtgctgaactccAAGAGGACCATTGAGGAGGCCCTGATCAGGAAGTGGGTGGACTTTGCCGGCAGACCCCAGATACCGTCCT ACCGGCTGGTGTCTCAGCACTGCCAGGACATCTCACTAGGGGACTACTCCCTGCTCTGGAAGGCCCACAAGAAACTCACGCGCTCGGCCCTGCTGCTGGGCGTCCGCAGCTCCATGGAGCCCCGGGTGGAGCAGCTGACCCAGGAGTTCTGTGAG CGCATGAAAGCCCAGGCTGGTGCCCCCGTGACCATCCAGAAGGAATTCTCTCTCCTCACCTGCAGCATCATCTGTTACCTCACCTTTGGAGACAAG GAGGACACCTTAGTACATGCCTTTCACGACTGTGTCCAGGACTTGATGAAAACCTGGGACCACTGGTCCATCCAAATTTTGGACATGGTTCCCTTTCTCAGG TTCTTCCCCAACCCCGGGCTCTGGAGGCTGAAGCAGGCCATGGAGAACAGGGACCACATTGTAGAGAAGCAGCTGAGGCAGCACAAG gAGAGCATGGTGGCCGGCCAGTGGAGGGACATGACAGACTACATGCTCCAGGGGATGGGGAAGCAAAGAGTGGAAGAGGGCCCCGGACAGCTCCTTGAAGGGCACGTGCACATGTCTGTGGTGGACCTTTTCATCGGTGGCACTGAGACCACGGCAAACACCCTTTCCTGGGCTGTGGCGTTCCTGCTTCACCACCCTGAG ATTCAGCGGCGACTGCAGGAGGAGTTGGATCGCGAGCTGGGCCCCGGAGCCTCGGGCTCCCGAGTCCCATACAAGGACCGCGCTCGGCTGCCCTTGCTCAACGCCACCATCGCTGAGGTGCTGCGCCTGCGGCCCATCGTGCCCCTGGCCTTGCCGCACCGCGCCACGCGGGCGAGCAG CATCTTCGGCTACGACATCCCCGAGGGCATGGTCGTCATCCCCAACCTCCAAGGTGCCCACCTGGACGAGACTGTGTGGGAGCGGCCGCACGAGTTCCGGCCCG ACCGCTTCCTGGGCCCGGGCGCGAACCCCAGCGCGCTGGCCTTTGGCTGCGGGGCGCGCGTGTGCCTGGGCGAGCTGCTGGCGCGCCTCGAGCTCTTCGTGGTGCTGGGGCAACTGCTGCAGGCCTTCACGCTGCTGTCACCCGCGGGCGCCCTGCCCTCGCTGCAGCCCCATCCCTACTGCGGCGTCAACCTCAAGATTCAGCCTTTCCAGGTGCGGCTGCAGCCCCGG GGAGCGGAGGCCGGGGCGTGGGCGAGCGCCAGTGACAGGGCCGGGACTCACTGGCCTCGGTTTCTCCTTTTATTGCTCCCGTACaaaccccttccctcccccctgtAA